One Nitrospirota bacterium genomic window, TCTACTTATGCCATGTTCGTCCTGTTATCAAGTTCATTTACAGATAGTTCGTAAGGCTCAGGAGGATACAGGATTTATGGAGGGACTTTCTCTCAGTCGGCTTCCAAAGGTAAAACACCTCTTAGAGGTGCTTTCATTTGATATAGGTATTGAAGAAATAAGCAGGAGAATCACCAGAGCCCTCAAAGGAATCAGGGTACTGCCTTATTATGGCTGTCTGATAGCTCGTCCATTTTCTCTCGGTGGAAGAGAAAGCATTGAAAACCCGAAGGTGATGGAAGGTATCATAGAGTCATCTGGAGCTCAACCCCTCTTTTTTCCTTATAAAGTTGATTGCTGTGGGGGGGCACTCATACTTTCACGAGAGAAGGTTGCCCTTAAACTGTGTGGAACGATACTTAAGGAGGCTAAAAGACTTTCTCCTGATTGCA contains:
- a CDS encoding CoB--CoM heterodisulfide reductase iron-sulfur subunit B family protein; translated protein: MNYLYYPGCSLKGTAIDYEESFLAVASSLGIEIKEIEDWECCGASVAKSVSKELSETLPAKTLIMADKEETDLLMPCSSCYQVHLQIVRKAQEDTGFMEGLSLSRLPKVKHLLEVLSFDIGIEEISRRITRALKGIRVLPYYGCLIARPFSLGGRESIENPKVMEGIIESSGAQPLFFPYKVDCCGGALILSREKVALKLCGTILKEAKRLSPDCIVVACPLCHFMLDAKQRAVERESSEKIELPVLYITQLLGIALGIDYKRLALHRLITSPKPLLQKINNFI